The following nucleotide sequence is from Salvia miltiorrhiza cultivar Shanhuang (shh) chromosome 7, IMPLAD_Smil_shh, whole genome shotgun sequence.
ACTCGTAATTCGCCTAATAGGCGACTGTTTTCTCTCTCCAGATATTGGAGAGAAATCCTGTATACCATACATCTCGGACAATGgtccggatccataaattttaatggagtctcctcccacataggttaatcataaaataaattaaatataatataattcctcaataaaaacccgctctgataccattttaggcGTGGCGTGGCATGCATGTGTTACAATTAGGTTAATTTGGAAAGAAGTTCAAAACGTGGGGTTGTTGTGCAATTTATTTTGTGATGGGGTCAATTCTAAATATTCAAGATTAAAAGGGATAAGTTGTTAAATAGTCAAGAATAAAAACATGGGCAATTTGAACACatatcaaagtatttgatataaTTTGGATTTTTTGAAGTTGATGGGGAAAATGGATTTTgaacaaagttcgtgatattatatgcaattaacccttctaattaatactatataaaaatattatttttactaaattaaccttatttaatgcttcacttaaatgtgaaaatgatgtgtgaaaataataaataagggtataaaagataaaaatataaaaattaaatgcattttcttaatatgtgtgaaaagtgagaggggactaaaatggtgggacggagggagtaacttttttttttcaagaaaaagaaaagaaaaacttgTGTGTAAACATCTACAGAATGTGCATAGTTTTCTTGATTGTTGCGTTAACCTTGGGGAACGATCGGCTAGCGGGACTAACACAATAAAGTCGGCCTAAATCGTTTTCAggcattttgtttttgttctttgGAATCCATGGCGCAACCTGttaaataacataatttgtCTCTTGACCTTTTGAATACTAGTTTATATTTAGTGTTGGTTAGTTTAAGAGTCACATTCATAAGTGTAATATCTCAAGAGTCTCATGCATCAATTAACTAATATCAAAATATTGAAGACTTTCAGTATAAGTCTACAAACATCCTTCAACTGAAGTTTTGGTGTGTTTGTTTTCAATCGACGAAAAATAAGCCTTCAGCTGTAAACGACACAATTGACATAGAATCGctcactttttctttttccctctCCAAATAAGAACACGTTCAATTCATATTAGTACAAAATAGTTGGAAATGATTAtagtttaattaaaataactttgaaatgaaaaaaaataaactcgGTTTcgctttttatttaattaaataatgttGTTCTTGTGAATGCAAACCGAAATGAAACGCAACAAACAAGCACCGAATTTGCAGCAGCAAATGAATGCAATCAAAGAAATTACAACATTcaaattttacgtggttcggcttATTGctaatcctacatccacgggaaaATCAACAAGAGTTGTATTACTTCACAAGAAGGAAGAAAATACAATTAAAATCACTCAAGAAAAAGAACGAAGGACCACACCAAAAACTCTCACTTTTCCCAATTTAGAAAAACGAGGTATCTTaccccaactcctagtctcctattcttttcctttttttaaacTTTATTTTACTTTTCTCTTATTCTTCTTCCCAAAGCTATATTTCGTCATTCATGTTAgtgttaatagtgttttatctTTCAAACTTTCAGTGTTTCTCACAAAATatcacaaattttaatttttgtttaaaaaCCCCGAATGTtccatttttttcaataaatgtCACGCTATACGAAATTCGGTGATAGAAAGATGATTTATCTCGTCgaataaaatattttggggaTCGTCATTGATGGAAAATCATATTAGGAACCATCATTAttgaaaaacgctgaaagttcgggaattttttttatcatttctcGTCACTAAATTTTGTATAGCGAGACATCTATAGAAAAATTTGAAAGTTCGTGAGTTtttaggaaaaaataaaaattcagaaCATATTATGATAAACGCTGAAAATTtaggacataaaacactattaactcTTTATCTTAATTTAATGAGCATCATGACAGGTATATCCGCTCCGCTCATATAACTGTTTAGCTTGAGAGTATATTAAATCCCTGCCATGCATCCCATCAACtagaatataataaattaaatctttcaatttaagatatattttaatattgtagCTTTAGATAATGGAGCGACAAACTTCACCTATCTCAAGGGAAAAGTTATGCTAATAAAGTAAGGCATCAGTTTTACAGCTTAAAAGCATGTTGCTATTATTGCATAGCCTTTGAGTGCTTATCTATCATTGCGTTAAAAAATGGAGTGCAATTCACGTGCAAATTAAATATGTTGTAGCTAAGCAAATTAGCATaacttttccaaaaaaaaatagtattctAATAATTAACGGGAAACAAGGGAAATGATTTGCAATAGCAGAAAAAGATTATGTTAATTATTATGGGGTACCTGAAATAACATTTCTATTATTAATTACAAAATGATCAAATAGATGTATTTTATGTAATACTCTTTCTCCCATTCATTATGTCTAGGTAGTGATGAACAccgagattaagaataaagagtAGAAATAGTAAATGGGTAGGTGGCACCACTTTTGAGGAGTTTTGAAGGATTAGTTCATTCATTATTTGGATTTATTGGGCTTAATAACAACCATAAAAATGAACCTCAATTAATTCTCACGGTTCATTCAAAAGAAATATGTTTATTATACGTACACACGTATATTTATCTTTGCAAAGCAATTTATTAAGGCCcgatataaaaaatttaattcttataaaatttgattttaactAGGGACGCAACTACGTACATACACCCAAGTCCAAAATATAAATCAAGCATGATACTTTAATATTTTCAAATCACCAAAAATAAACAATTTAACACAAGTAAAAAGCGTGGCGTTACAACCatcgtccacgaaaaagagttctacttatcttttttattttgttcaagaaaaaaaaGTCTCATTTAACTTTTTGAATCATCACATCATACATTTTCTTCTACATTTACTTTTATTCTATTCCTTAACTAATAATGTACTTttataatactttttttttttgtaacacTACACAACAAATTGTACATTTATTCTACTtataacaattttattaaaacccgtatTCACCCTCAAATGACACTCTATTTCATGTAGGGAGGAGGAGGAAGTATATATTTATAGAACCCTCAAATGACACTCTATTTTATGTAGGGAGGAGGAGGAAGTATATATTTAAAGAACCCTCAAATATATGCGCATGCATTATTGCATTATTTTTCTTGCTAAATGAAATCGACAAGAAACTGAATCTCGTTTTGATTTTTCAATGGTGACTCAGACGATCCTTTAATCGGTCAATCAATTGGAGCACTAGATCAATTGAGGGCCCCACCATATATTCTCATCATACTTTTGTGATGATTACTTTTAGGAGGTTTAGATAAGGTGCGTGAAGCTCGTGGTCTTGAATGGCAGAACACCTAGTATTTAAGCTGGCTaatttcatcaatatatacaaaCTTGTATTACTTCTGTATATTTTGTAATCAAAAGAGAGAAGATGATATCCATGGAAGCTAAAAGTCTTATTATGAGTGCTCTTTTGCTGAGCCTTGTTTTGGGACAAATTCAAGTTGAGGCAGCAACGAGTTGTTGCCCAAACGTCACTGCCAGAAATGCCTATAATGTCTGTCGCCTTGTGCAAACTACAGTGGATGCAAACTTATTAATGGGGGTACATGTCCCACTGGTTGGACTAACGATATTCTCGAAAACACTGGTAAAATAAATCGACTCATCTTGCACCGCTAATTGTTTAGCTTAGAAGATTTCATTTTGATGTGTGATTTAATTGATGCAGTCGATGAATTCTGCAAGTTGGGGTGTGCATCCTCCGTTTGCGCTGCCATAAccactctccaaaattctggtaaaattaattactccctccgtccacgaataaaagccctacttgcacttaaatttttgtccaccaattaaagccctattgtgctttatgtacctttttactcttcttcttttcctatatttactaccctttgccactaatggagccaccttacaacaactttatcatttttatattctatatttattacactttatcactagtggacccaccacacaacacctttaacactttagtcaactactttatcactttagtcaactacccttatatttcatctacAACATCTTTtttagctttcttagtctccgtgcccaccctcaaacggggctttaattcgtggacggagggagtacttttatttcttttagttttttgtGGATTCTTCTAATTACTCAtggatttcttttcttttgggtGGGTAGATGCAAGTGAGGTTGTGAATGGAGCAGCTGAAAAATGTAGCCAGGCATGTTCTGCTTTCTGCACCAAGGCTTCTATTAGTGCAGCTTAATTAAACAAGCATGCATGCATGTATATCCACATCGATACCATGTAAAAAGATGATCAAAGGGCTATACATCGCTTTTCTGGCTTTCAATAATTCTCATGTAGTCTGTTGTGCGAAGTTTCCTCGTGTTTGTTTGTGTAC
It contains:
- the LOC130994966 gene encoding LOW QUALITY PROTEIN: probable thionin-2.4 (The sequence of the model RefSeq protein was modified relative to this genomic sequence to represent the inferred CDS: inserted 1 base in 1 codon), with protein sequence MISMEAKSLIMSALLLSLVLGQIQVEAATSCCPNVTARNAYNVCRXCANYSGCKLINGGTCPTGWTNDILENTVDEFCKLGCASSVCAAITTLQNSDASEVVNGAAEKCSQACSAFCTKASISAA